A single Anopheles arabiensis isolate DONGOLA chromosome X, AaraD3, whole genome shotgun sequence DNA region contains:
- the LOC120906824 gene encoding protein NATD1-like translates to MSCLLAARTIASRLSTNRRYGTAALAAAAVRNDPKREKFVIALGESDEAYLKYSENRTSNTISLEHTFVPDAGKGKGLGKQLAEAAFQYAIEKQLKVKLECDFTVKYFKDNESKYKAYVTE, encoded by the exons ATGTCGTGCCTACTGGCCGCCAGAACGATTGCATCTCGCCTCAGTACGAACCGCCGGTACGGCACGGCGGCactagcagcggcagcggtgcGCAATGATCCCAAGCGCGAGAAATTCGTCATCGCTCTGGGGGAGAGTGACGAGGCGTACCTGAAATATTCGGAAAACCGCACCAGCAACACCATCAGCCTGGAGCACACCTTTGTGCCCGATGCCGGCAAAGGCAAAGGGTTGGGCAAACAGCTCGCCGAG GCGGCCTTCCAATATGCGATCGAAAAACAGCTGAAGGTGAAGCTGGAGTGTGACTTTACGGTGAAGTATTTCAAAGACAACGAGTCAAAGTACAAAGCTTACGTAACGGAATGA
- the LOC120906613 gene encoding uncharacterized protein LOC120906613 isoform X2 codes for MNNKPESRPWPVAPKKTIRLRVPGPRGKCFTNRPEWEERMAAKQIKPRPRRKVFRIKEQANMHDSIIQYMRNNAESDESDDDDDSGTLIPGNDVLNSIASINISGSQKEIGHNSGEAINEIQDCETEPHNQHLAITTASLNPEHAIYTEPGVTDILTQRRGKSTDSVQVRRQNDGPPVPACLASSAEYLDEEMCTVTPFLELFAMSTITSTETDVDTGDEEEMDYRYIRSSFASQTALECWLNEHAQCFEEAKLMASAMGIDRIDDKQPHEDDEQYEDDDTQHDDDERQYVEDPQPTPESKAYQQQVLGRLWALMARNNGPPKDNCKVDDSFDAGNTSASNTDIEDDEIQRKDSEHQYDDDEIHYEDKESQYDDEDKENQYDDNEIHYEDNNNEASEYEEVSQDAADWKAYQKRASRTLSTIYEAQSFEEEYLNQYVCNSLLIHQMKAYEEQKARRILTLLQRMDDPPNEDCEVEHSFYFNNASTSKTGNESYEQYVDDEQRDKEPQAITDGNDDQRHVAHGLCTLLARNNGSPTGDCDSEGCFRENNRSDDDQQYEEDPLPIEHYWYEKDSSTSLNLGSSEADMSTEQTRDSDSNLEEPSEDSFFEFEPEASKSPVCGDAEMSIQPLKYSGGVLSKFVQDIPDTFSIAEIDTDADDVEDKYELTKNGLAKCFVDYWIGKQEHYNIEAKALEKALSVEHVTDKDYETNYSPAPDRNNDCTGAVPRQHAAPKRHVQTDPKDVAVVDVAISHCNNTPKPSFLDCCDVETPCLPKVTYGKNYKRSYKSAKAVRDASDDKQQPKRMLINGHVILVEATDPKWKALPKHQAVKNEQKQPIKAKSKKDATQRRTLHKNATKQTSNKAPYVNDWSSTSFLLSTTSQGRTSKFIDYTTAEKEMDREINSWGYTMNATDYINGLERSRQSQVPMPPTDECARKQRGDDRRLGNFIQNMGVHKFPMGHLPTNKQLIASDPCKEIVAGLRMLSTQNAKDRVDPKPSGF; via the exons ATGAACAATAAGCCGGAAAGCCGCCCATGGCCAGTTGCGCCGAAAAAAACCATACGGCTTCGTGTTCCCGGCCCCAGGGGCAAATGTTTCACCAACCGTCCCGAATGGGAAGAGCGGATGGCAGCTAAACAAATCAAGCCAAGACCACGTCGAAAGGTGTTCCGCATCAAAGAGCAAGCGAACATGCACGACAGCATCATTCAATATATGCGCAACAATGCCGAATCAGACGaaagcgatgatgatgatgattctgGAACGTTGATTCCCGGTAATGATGTGTTGAATAG CATAGCATCAATCAATATCAGTGGAAGCCAGAAGGAAATTGGTCACAACAGCGGTGAAGCCATCAACGAGATCCAGGACTGTGAAACCGAACCGCACAATCAACACCTTGCAATCACTACAGCATCACTCAACCCGGAACATGCCATTTACACCGAACCAGGTGTAACGGACATACTGACACAGCGGCGGGGCAAGTCCACGGACTCGGTGCAGGTCCGCCGCCAAAACGATGGGCCGCCTGTTCCGGCATGTTTGGCATCATCTGCAGAGTACCTCGACGAAGAGATGTGTACAGTAACACCATTCCTTGAACTATTTGCGATGAG CACAATCACATCGACCGAAACAGATGTCGATACAGGGGATGAAGAGGAGATGGATTATAGATACATTCGCAGTAGCTTCGCCTCACAAACAGCACTGGAGTGCTGGCTAAACGAACATGCACAGTGTTTCGAGGAAGCAAAACTTATGGCCTCGGCTATGGGCATTGACCGTATAGACGACAAACAACCGCACGAAGACGACGAACAGTATGAAGACGACGACACCCAGCATGATGATGACGAACGGCAGTATGTAGAAGACCCCCAGCCTACACCTGAAAGTAAAGCTTACCAGCAACAGGTCTTGGGTAGATTATGGGCATTGATGGCGCGCAACAACGGTCCACCAAAAGACAACTGTAAGGTGGACGACTCTTTCGATGCAGGTAATACATCAGCTTCAAACACAGACATTGAAGACGATGAAATACAGCGCAAAGATAGTGAACATCAGTATGATGACGACGAAATACATTACGAAGACAAAGAAAGTCAGTATGATGACGAAGACAAAGAAAATCAGTATGATGACAACGAAATACATTACgaagacaacaacaacgaagcCAGCGAGTATGAAGAAGTCTCCCAGGACGCAGCTGATTGGAAAGCCTACCAAAAACGAGCCTCACGTACGTTATCGACAATATACGAGGCACAATCGTTTGAGGAAGAGTACCTAAATCAGTATGTATGCAACTCCCTGTTGATACACCAAATGAAAGCTTACGAAGAACAGAAGGCACGCAGAATATTGACACTGCTACAGCGCATGGACGATCCACCCAACGAAGACTGTGAAGTTGAACACTCTTTCTATTTCAATAATGCATCAACTTCAAAAACTGGCAATGAAAGCTACGAACAGTACGTAGACGACGAACAACGTGACAAAGAACCACAGGCCATAACAGATGGGAATGATGACCAACGGCATGTAGCACATGGCTTATGCACACTGTTAGCGCGCAACAATGGTTCACCAACAGGCGACTGTGACAGTGAGGGCTGTTTCCGTGAAAATAATCGTTCAGACGACGACCAACAGTACGAAGAAGACCCCCTGCCCATTGAGCACTATTGGTATGAAAAGGACTCGTCCACTTCATTAAATCTGGGAAGCTCCGAAGCTGATATGTCAACCGAACAAACGAGAGATTCTGATAGTAATTTGGA AGAACCGAGTGAGGATTCTTTCTTCGAATTTGAACCAGAAGCTTCGAAATCTCCGGTATGCGGCGATGCTGAGATGTCAATCCAACCACTGAAATATTCTGGAGGTGTTTTGAG CAAATTCGTGCAGGATATACCCGATACTTTTTCTATCGCTGAAATTGATACTGATGCGGACGATGTCGAAGACAAATATGAATTGACTAAAAACGGGCTCGCGAAATGTTTTGTAGACTATTGGATTGGCAAGCAAGAACATTATAACATTGAGGCAAAAGCGTTGGAAAAGGCTCTGAGCGTTGAGCACGTAACCGACAAAGACTATGAAACAAACTATTCGCCAGCACCGGATCGCAATAATGATTGTACTGGAGCCGTTCCCCGACAGCATGCTGCGCCGAAGCGTCATGTCCAAACTGATCCCAAAGATGTTGCGGTAGTGGACGTTGCAATTAGCCACTGCAATAACACTCCAAAACCTAGCTTCCTCGACTGCTGTGATGTAGAGACACCGTGTCTGCCGAAGGTAACATATGGTAAAAATTACAAGCG ATCATACAAATCAGCAAAAGCTGTTAGAGATGCTAGCGATGACAAGCAGCAGCCTAAGCGCATGCTGATTAATGGCCATGTGATACTGGTCGAAGCAACTGACCCTAAGTGGAAAGCTTTGCCAAAACATCAAGCCGTAAAGAATGAACAGAAGCAGCCGATCAAGGCGAAGTCAAAGAAGGATGCTACCCAAAGGCGTACTCTGCACAAGAATGCTACCAAACAAACATCGAACAAGGCACCATATGTTAATGATTGGTCAAG CACATCTTTCTTACTTTCAACCACATCGCAGGGCAGAACCAGCAAATTCATCGATTACACTACCGCAGAGAAGGAAATGGATCGCGAAATTAATAGCTGGGGATATACAATGAATGCTACCGATTACATAAACGGCTTAGAACGGAGCCGGCAATCGCAGGTACCGATGCCGCCAACTGACGAATGTGCCAGAAAGCAGCGGGGCGATGATAGGCGGCTGGgaaatttcatccaaaatATGGGTGTACACAAATTCCCGATGGGGCACTTgcccacaaacaaacagctgaTCGCCAGCGATCCGTGCAAAGAGATCGTGGCGGGTTTGCGGATGCTCAGCACGCAGAACGCAAAGGACCGTGTCGATCCTAAACCTTCGGGCTTTTAA
- the LOC120906613 gene encoding uncharacterized protein LOC120906613 isoform X1, whose translation MNNKPESRPWPVAPKKTIRLRVPGPRGKCFTNRPEWEERMAAKQIKPRPRRKVFRIKEQANMHDSIIQYMRNNAESDESDDDDDSGTLIPGNDVLNSSIASINISGSQKEIGHNSGEAINEIQDCETEPHNQHLAITTASLNPEHAIYTEPGVTDILTQRRGKSTDSVQVRRQNDGPPVPACLASSAEYLDEEMCTVTPFLELFAMSTITSTETDVDTGDEEEMDYRYIRSSFASQTALECWLNEHAQCFEEAKLMASAMGIDRIDDKQPHEDDEQYEDDDTQHDDDERQYVEDPQPTPESKAYQQQVLGRLWALMARNNGPPKDNCKVDDSFDAGNTSASNTDIEDDEIQRKDSEHQYDDDEIHYEDKESQYDDEDKENQYDDNEIHYEDNNNEASEYEEVSQDAADWKAYQKRASRTLSTIYEAQSFEEEYLNQYVCNSLLIHQMKAYEEQKARRILTLLQRMDDPPNEDCEVEHSFYFNNASTSKTGNESYEQYVDDEQRDKEPQAITDGNDDQRHVAHGLCTLLARNNGSPTGDCDSEGCFRENNRSDDDQQYEEDPLPIEHYWYEKDSSTSLNLGSSEADMSTEQTRDSDSNLEEPSEDSFFEFEPEASKSPVCGDAEMSIQPLKYSGGVLSKFVQDIPDTFSIAEIDTDADDVEDKYELTKNGLAKCFVDYWIGKQEHYNIEAKALEKALSVEHVTDKDYETNYSPAPDRNNDCTGAVPRQHAAPKRHVQTDPKDVAVVDVAISHCNNTPKPSFLDCCDVETPCLPKVTYGKNYKRSYKSAKAVRDASDDKQQPKRMLINGHVILVEATDPKWKALPKHQAVKNEQKQPIKAKSKKDATQRRTLHKNATKQTSNKAPYVNDWSSTSFLLSTTSQGRTSKFIDYTTAEKEMDREINSWGYTMNATDYINGLERSRQSQVPMPPTDECARKQRGDDRRLGNFIQNMGVHKFPMGHLPTNKQLIASDPCKEIVAGLRMLSTQNAKDRVDPKPSGF comes from the exons ATGAACAATAAGCCGGAAAGCCGCCCATGGCCAGTTGCGCCGAAAAAAACCATACGGCTTCGTGTTCCCGGCCCCAGGGGCAAATGTTTCACCAACCGTCCCGAATGGGAAGAGCGGATGGCAGCTAAACAAATCAAGCCAAGACCACGTCGAAAGGTGTTCCGCATCAAAGAGCAAGCGAACATGCACGACAGCATCATTCAATATATGCGCAACAATGCCGAATCAGACGaaagcgatgatgatgatgattctgGAACGTTGATTCCCGGTAATGATGTGTTGAATAG TAGCATAGCATCAATCAATATCAGTGGAAGCCAGAAGGAAATTGGTCACAACAGCGGTGAAGCCATCAACGAGATCCAGGACTGTGAAACCGAACCGCACAATCAACACCTTGCAATCACTACAGCATCACTCAACCCGGAACATGCCATTTACACCGAACCAGGTGTAACGGACATACTGACACAGCGGCGGGGCAAGTCCACGGACTCGGTGCAGGTCCGCCGCCAAAACGATGGGCCGCCTGTTCCGGCATGTTTGGCATCATCTGCAGAGTACCTCGACGAAGAGATGTGTACAGTAACACCATTCCTTGAACTATTTGCGATGAG CACAATCACATCGACCGAAACAGATGTCGATACAGGGGATGAAGAGGAGATGGATTATAGATACATTCGCAGTAGCTTCGCCTCACAAACAGCACTGGAGTGCTGGCTAAACGAACATGCACAGTGTTTCGAGGAAGCAAAACTTATGGCCTCGGCTATGGGCATTGACCGTATAGACGACAAACAACCGCACGAAGACGACGAACAGTATGAAGACGACGACACCCAGCATGATGATGACGAACGGCAGTATGTAGAAGACCCCCAGCCTACACCTGAAAGTAAAGCTTACCAGCAACAGGTCTTGGGTAGATTATGGGCATTGATGGCGCGCAACAACGGTCCACCAAAAGACAACTGTAAGGTGGACGACTCTTTCGATGCAGGTAATACATCAGCTTCAAACACAGACATTGAAGACGATGAAATACAGCGCAAAGATAGTGAACATCAGTATGATGACGACGAAATACATTACGAAGACAAAGAAAGTCAGTATGATGACGAAGACAAAGAAAATCAGTATGATGACAACGAAATACATTACgaagacaacaacaacgaagcCAGCGAGTATGAAGAAGTCTCCCAGGACGCAGCTGATTGGAAAGCCTACCAAAAACGAGCCTCACGTACGTTATCGACAATATACGAGGCACAATCGTTTGAGGAAGAGTACCTAAATCAGTATGTATGCAACTCCCTGTTGATACACCAAATGAAAGCTTACGAAGAACAGAAGGCACGCAGAATATTGACACTGCTACAGCGCATGGACGATCCACCCAACGAAGACTGTGAAGTTGAACACTCTTTCTATTTCAATAATGCATCAACTTCAAAAACTGGCAATGAAAGCTACGAACAGTACGTAGACGACGAACAACGTGACAAAGAACCACAGGCCATAACAGATGGGAATGATGACCAACGGCATGTAGCACATGGCTTATGCACACTGTTAGCGCGCAACAATGGTTCACCAACAGGCGACTGTGACAGTGAGGGCTGTTTCCGTGAAAATAATCGTTCAGACGACGACCAACAGTACGAAGAAGACCCCCTGCCCATTGAGCACTATTGGTATGAAAAGGACTCGTCCACTTCATTAAATCTGGGAAGCTCCGAAGCTGATATGTCAACCGAACAAACGAGAGATTCTGATAGTAATTTGGA AGAACCGAGTGAGGATTCTTTCTTCGAATTTGAACCAGAAGCTTCGAAATCTCCGGTATGCGGCGATGCTGAGATGTCAATCCAACCACTGAAATATTCTGGAGGTGTTTTGAG CAAATTCGTGCAGGATATACCCGATACTTTTTCTATCGCTGAAATTGATACTGATGCGGACGATGTCGAAGACAAATATGAATTGACTAAAAACGGGCTCGCGAAATGTTTTGTAGACTATTGGATTGGCAAGCAAGAACATTATAACATTGAGGCAAAAGCGTTGGAAAAGGCTCTGAGCGTTGAGCACGTAACCGACAAAGACTATGAAACAAACTATTCGCCAGCACCGGATCGCAATAATGATTGTACTGGAGCCGTTCCCCGACAGCATGCTGCGCCGAAGCGTCATGTCCAAACTGATCCCAAAGATGTTGCGGTAGTGGACGTTGCAATTAGCCACTGCAATAACACTCCAAAACCTAGCTTCCTCGACTGCTGTGATGTAGAGACACCGTGTCTGCCGAAGGTAACATATGGTAAAAATTACAAGCG ATCATACAAATCAGCAAAAGCTGTTAGAGATGCTAGCGATGACAAGCAGCAGCCTAAGCGCATGCTGATTAATGGCCATGTGATACTGGTCGAAGCAACTGACCCTAAGTGGAAAGCTTTGCCAAAACATCAAGCCGTAAAGAATGAACAGAAGCAGCCGATCAAGGCGAAGTCAAAGAAGGATGCTACCCAAAGGCGTACTCTGCACAAGAATGCTACCAAACAAACATCGAACAAGGCACCATATGTTAATGATTGGTCAAG CACATCTTTCTTACTTTCAACCACATCGCAGGGCAGAACCAGCAAATTCATCGATTACACTACCGCAGAGAAGGAAATGGATCGCGAAATTAATAGCTGGGGATATACAATGAATGCTACCGATTACATAAACGGCTTAGAACGGAGCCGGCAATCGCAGGTACCGATGCCGCCAACTGACGAATGTGCCAGAAAGCAGCGGGGCGATGATAGGCGGCTGGgaaatttcatccaaaatATGGGTGTACACAAATTCCCGATGGGGCACTTgcccacaaacaaacagctgaTCGCCAGCGATCCGTGCAAAGAGATCGTGGCGGGTTTGCGGATGCTCAGCACGCAGAACGCAAAGGACCGTGTCGATCCTAAACCTTCGGGCTTTTAA
- the LOC120906595 gene encoding tetratricopeptide repeat protein 21B-like, with protein sequence MDEHDYRSVIIYHARNRYYYTMQRSALEAMAKYTNEVSFRFLNGLALILDGFRLQEGIRELNQLRSEPDLGMAVTLCLMYTHKRCHVVDKEELISLDGQLKEERKRLTAQSAYYAALFLHLSGKTEKAKEYADKALRLAPNHADMLSLKGWCELQLGRTTNQTLELFGRALELGGKQLDAYLGQVRFYQLNNDFDAATAVLNQVAVGFPTVIIPLVEKMKTHLANWHWEHTAELANRILAEKPASLEALTVKIMVLIVKEGNCGAGASALQYLASSVEKIEPGNGELFLQLGQLYSVVCGRDAGVLAETFKLVERAVKLKGSNADYLTELGYQAILQRRYREAVAHFKTATKVNDSSIRTLCGLTLCQLLESGVSDQVKQQLEFLAEIQGRTPNPLLLYMTAKLHADSDPAKATELLLAASEAHFKNLKAVPYGPEYLRLFNPDFLLQLVHELLAHSPVKGILSVDTQHATPGELQQHPVLLQAANLLESVVKACPGLVEAVYLLAVVQRLGGEVALATATLNRILQELDSGYSHAHLLLAEVHIEQKQYQRAAQSLEICLSHSFKVRENPMYHLLYGMIQKHQQQYEDALKSFTAAMGLCGISATVGGGGTPLTASTPAKAAAGPDGQQLNIADRLTLYLEVIETQQKLNQHTEALKLLELVSAEFGGTSEEGRLVLAMADFYLQQGNQTKAIELLKRMQPNQPYYVQAKTKMAYIYLHQRKDRLAFSQCFRELVANCPSASSYLMLGDAYMSIQEPDDAIKAYREAIRQSPHDALLASKLGRAYVRTHQYQKAIAYYQEAILHPENYPLKLDLAELYLKLKQYQNAEQTLADELNSRVSDSDELSALQVRTKQYLLLARIREKAGQLNASLQTLKEARENQLKVQHRLLLDQTAAGLPGEQHKMLARICVLMAEQSQAIRDNEQMIQHYREALKYTPNDTGVLAALARIYMQLNRMDECQATCVQIVQLDPNNEVALVMMADLSFRRMDFENAAYHFSQLLLYQPTYWTALARLIEVLRRSGTLVEAVTFLQRAEEEATRSDGEAGLSYCKGLCEWYRGNPNSALRLFNYCRRNEEWGQQAIYNMIEICLNPDGDLPTEGSVIDIGADDLEIKDSRAMALRTAERLLNELKPRPGVLDNEALNHRLLENFLLVASRHKHNVEQALQNFTAIASQDEYIGAIYGMAVTHVILKQGQRAKNQLKRVAKNAWTFEEAEYLEKCWLLLADLYNQAGKYELATDLLKRVLQHNKSCMKAYELCGIAFEKEQNYRAAALYYDSAWRYCGKSKPNVGYKLAFNYMKNKRYADAIDICQQVLKLHPEYPSIRKDILEKCRNNLKV encoded by the exons ATGGACGAGCACGATTACCGGAGCGTGATTATCTACCATGCCCGAAATCGGTACTACTACACGATGCAGCGATCGGCGCTGGAAGCGATGGCCAAGTACACGAACGAGGTGAGCTTCCGCTTCCTGAACGGGCTCGCCCTGATACTGGACGGCTTCCGGCTGCAGGAGGGCATCCGCGAGCTGAACCAGCTGCGCAGCGAGCCGGACCTCGGCATGGCGGTGACGCTCTGCCTGATGTACACGCACAAACGGTGCCACGTCGTGGACAAGGAGGAGCTGATCAGCCTGGACGGGCAGCTGAAGGAGGAGCGCAAGCGGCTCACCGCCCAGTCGGCCTACTACGCCGCCCTGTTTCTGCACCTGAGCGGCAAAACGGAGAAGGCGAAGGAGTACGCGGACAAGGCGCTGCGGCTGGCGCCGAACCACGCGGACATGCTGTCGCTCAAGGGCTGGTGCGAGCTGCAGCTCGGCCGCACGACCAACCAAACGCTGGAGCTGTTCGGGCGGGCCCTCGAGCTGGGCGGCAAGCAGTTGGACGCGTACCTCGGCCAGGTGCGGTTCTACCAGCTGAACAACGATTTCGATGCGGCCACCGCAGTGCTGAACCAGGTGGCGGTCGGCTTCCCGACCGTCATCATACCGCTGGTGGAGAAGATGAAGACGCACCTGGCGAACTGGCACTGGGAGCACACGGCCGAGCTGGCGAACCGCATCCTGGCGGAGAAGCCGGCCAGCCTGGAAGCGCTCACGGTCAAGATCATGGTGCTGATCGTGAAGGAGGGCAACTGTGGGGCGGGCGCCAGCGCCCTGCAGTACCTCGCCAGCTCGGTGGAGAAGATCGAGCCCGGCAACGGGGAGCTGTTCCTGCAGCTCGGCCAGCTGTACTCGGTGGTGTGCGGGCGGGACGCGGGCGTGCTGGCGGAAACGTTCAAGCTGGTCGAGCGGGCGGTCAAGCTGAAGGGCTCGAACGCGGACTACCTGACCGAGCTGGGCTACCAGGCGATCCTGCAGCGGCGGTACCGGGAGGCGGTGGCCCACTTCAAGACCGCCACCAAGGTGAACGACAGCTCGATTCGCACGCTGTGCGGGCTGACGCTCTGCCAGCTGCTCGAGAGCGGCGTGTCGGACCAGGTGAAGCAGCAGCTCGAGTTCCTGGCCGAGATACAGGGCCGCACGCCgaacccgctgctgctgtacatGACCGCGAAGCTGCATGCGGACAGCGACCCGGCCAAGGcgaccgagctgctgctggccgcctCGGAGGCGCACTTCAAAAACCTCAAAGCCGTCCCGTACGGTCCTGAGTATCTGCGGCTGTTCAATCCGGACtttctgctgcagctggtgcACGAGCTGCTGGCGCACTCGCCCGTCAAGGGCATCCTGTCGGTGGACACGCAGCACGCCACGCCGGgcgagctgcagcagcatccggtgctgctgcaggcgGCCAACCTGCTCGAGTCGGTCGTGAAAGCCTGCCCGGGCCTGGTCGAGGCCGTCTATCTGCTGGCGGTGGTGCAGCGGCTCGGCGGCGAGGTGGCGCTCGCGACCGCCACGCTAAACCGCATCCTGCAGGAGCTTGATTCGGGCTACTCGCACGCGCACCTGCTGCTGGCCGAGGTGCACATCGAGCAGAAGCAGTACCAGCGGGCGGCCCAGAGCCTCGAGATATGCCTCAGCCACAGCTTCAAGGTGCGGGAGAACCCGATGTACCATCTGCTGTACGGCATGATACagaagcaccagcagcagtacgagGACGCGCTCAAGAGCTTCACTGCGGCGATGGGACTGTGTGGCATCAGTGCGAcggtcggcggcggcggcacgcCGCTGACCGCTTCCACCCCAGCgaaagctgctgctggccccGACGGCCAGCAGCTCAACATAGCGGATCGGCTCACGCTCTACCTGGAGGTGATTGAGACGCAGCAAAAGCTCAACCAGCACACGGAGGCGCTGAAACTGCTCGAGCTGGTGTCGGCCGAATTCGGCGGCACGTCCGAGGAGGGTCGGCTGGTGCTGGCGATGGCGGACTTTTACCTGCAGCAGGGCAACCAGACCAAGGCGATCGAGCTGCTGAAGCGCATGCAACCGAACCAGCCGTACTACGTGCAGGCGAAAACGAAGATGGCCTACATCTATCTGCACCAGCGCAAGGATCGGCTCGCGTTTTCCCAGTGCTTCCGCGAGCTGGTTGCCAACTGTCCGAGCGCGTCGAGCTACCTGATGCTGGGCGATGCGTACATGTCCATCCAGGAGCCGGACGACGCGATCAAGGCGTACCGGGAGGCGATCCGGCAGAGCCCGCACGATGCGCTGCTCGCGAGCAAGCTCGGCCGGGCGTACGTGCGCACACACCAGTACCAGAAGGCGATCGCCTACTACCAGGAGGCGATACTGCACCCGGAAAACTATCCGCTCAAGCTCGATCTGGCCGAGCTGTACCTGAAGCTGAAGCAGTACCAGAACGCCGAACAGACGCTGGCCGATGAGCTCAACAGTCGTGTCAG CGATTCGGACGAGCTGTCGGCGTTGCAGGTGCGCACCAAGCAGTATCTGCTGCTGGCTCGCATCCGCGAAAAGGCCGGCCAGCTGAATGCGTCGCTCCAGACGCTGAAGGAGGCGCGGGAAAACCAGCTGAAGGTGCAGCATCGGCTGCTGCTCGACCAGACGGCGGCCGGGCTGCCGGGCGAGCAGCACAAGATGCTGGCCCGGATCTGCGTGCTGATGGCGGAGCAGTCGCAGGCGATACGGGACAACGAGCAGATGATACAGCACTACCGGGAGGCGCTCAAGTATACGCCGAACGATACCGGCGTGCTGGCGGCCCTCGCCCGCATCTACATGCAGCTGAACCGGATGGACGAGTGTCAGGCCACGTGCGTCCAGATCGTGCAGCTCGACCCGAACAACGAGGTGGCACTGGTGATGATGGCCGACCTGTCCTTCCGCCGGATGGACTTTGAAAACGCGGCCTACCACTTCTCGCAGCTGCTGCTCTACCAGCCCACCTACTGGACGGCGCTGGCCCGGCTGATCGAGGTGCTGCGGCGCAGCGGCACGCTGGTCGAGGCGGTCACCTTTCTGCAGCGGGCCGAGGAGGAAGCGACCCGGTCGGACGGTGAGGCGGGCCTGAGCTACTGCAAGGGGCTGTGCGAGTGGTACCGCGGCAATCCGAACAGTGCGCTGCGCCTGTTCAACTACTGCCGGCGGAACGAGGAGTGGGGCCAGCAGGCGATTTACAACATGATCGAGATCTGTCTCAACCCGGACGGCGACCTGCCGACCGAAGGGTCCGTCATCGACATCGGGGCGGACGATCTCGAGATAAAGGATTCGCGCGCGATGGCACTGCGCACCGCCGAACGGCTGCTGAACGAGCTGAAGCCCCGGCCGGGCGTACTGGACAACGAGGCGCTCAACCATCGGCTGCTGGAAAACTTTCTGCTGGTCGCGTCCCGCCACAAGCACAACGTCGAGCAGGCGCTGCAGAACTTCACCGCCATCGCGTCCCAGGACGAGTACATCGGCGCGATCTACGGCATGGCGGTGACGCACGTCATACTGAAGCAGGGCCAGCGGGCGAAGAACCAGCTCAAGCGGGTGGCGAAAAACGCGTGGACGTTCGAGGAGGCCGAGTATCTGGAGAAGTGCTGGCTGCTGCTCGCCGACCTGTACAACCAGGCGGGCAAGTACGAGCTGGCGACCGATCTGCTGAAGCGCGTGCTGCAGCACAACAAGTCGTGCATGAAGGCGTACGAGCTGTGCGGTATCGCGTTCGAGAAGGAGCAAAACTATCGGGCCGCCGCACTGTACTACGACAGCGCGTGGCGGTACTGCGGGAAGTCGAAGCCGAACGTCGGCTACAAGCTCGCGTTCAACTACATGAAGAACAAGCGGTACGCGGACGCGATCGACATCTGCCAGCAGGTGCTGAAGCTGCATCCCGAGTACCCGTCGATACGGAAAGACATTTTGGAGAAGTGCCGCAACAATCTGAAGGTGTGA